A single region of the Silene latifolia isolate original U9 population chromosome 8, ASM4854445v1, whole genome shotgun sequence genome encodes:
- the LOC141597160 gene encoding protein ELF4-LIKE 4 has protein sequence MDGDTFSGLGNGTQIDSKVLQTFEKSFGQVQSILDQNRLLINEINQNHESRIPDNLSRNVGLIRELNNNIRRVVDLYSDLSHSLTSSMEASSEGDSSGALKFDGKITHKRNRPG, from the coding sequence ATGGACGGAGACACATTTTCAGGACTCGGGAATGGCACACAGATCGACAGTAAGGTGTTGCAGACATTTGAGAAGAGCTTTGGGCAAGTCCAAAGTATATTGGACCAAAACAGGTTGCTCATCAATGAGATCAACCAGAATCACGAGTCCAGAATTCCTGATAATCTTTCAAGGAATGTAGGCTTAATTAGGGAGCTTAACAATAATATTAGGAGGGTTGTTGACCTTTATTCGGATCTCTCACATTCCTTGACTAGCTCCATGGAAGCTTCATCTGAAGGTGATTCGAGTGGTGCCCTTAAATTTGATGGAAAAATCACCCACAAACGAAATCGACCCGGTTAG